One Danaus plexippus chromosome 3 unlocalized genomic scaffold, MEX_DaPlex mxdp_25, whole genome shotgun sequence genomic window, AATTGTCTTTTGAAATGACAAAGTTTGTTTGGATAACGGACTATAAAcgacaaattataaaattggcGGTTCAAATAAATGACGATGCGATCTTGTAtcgttcaaatatatttttaatgtacctaTTGCAAATAAAAGAACTTGTTCGAAGTCaccagaattttaaataagtatctCCTGAATTTGTCATTTATTACAATCCTACCTTTTCTTCCCTTTCATTCAAGATAAGATAATCACTATAgtgaaaacaaaaagaataatttaaaaataaaagaaaaaaatatatattcttagccCTCGACCGAATGAAACTGACGTTGAAAAGTGTAAGAAGTATTATCTGAAATTAATTCCtgaaccaaaaaaattaaggaatagTGTGAGGATGTTCATTAcctattcttttaaaaaagttttgtagtaaagtatatgttaaaatcaatataaatccAGTGCAGGTTAAAGTTTTGGAAGACGTTCAGGAGTCGCAGGTGAATTCTGCTTCtgtcaatgtatttttatgcCTAGTATACTTTCtacttgaatattaattaatatgaaatacgaCAACGAATCCTGCTGATGGAATTTTCTAAATAGCTTAACATTGctgaaatagtaaaaatacttGTGTACAGaataagatctaagattttcgcgagttttattcatttaaatgaaaatgaaacgtcgggattatgtagttttcaaataataaaatccgcgtagtgtACTtgtgtacatatacatatcatGTCATATTCatcagttaaaataataagttatatcaaatacataaCGAAAATTAACTTCTTAGTAAACGGATGAAATTTAAACGTTTACCCGTTATGTACATTCATAATTGTGTATTGTATGGAGTGATACTTTCATAACATTTGGTTCCTATTCctatcaaaatattgttactttCGGCTTGGATTACAATACGGTGTTCCtcatttttaaagaatctaatacaaagattaaaatatgtaagagaaaatgaaatatacaataaaattgacataaaaggaaattttgttttggGGAGGATGGTATCACAATCTTTGCTTTAGAACTGCTTAAGAAAAGAAATGAAGAAGAGTAGCCCGGGTGAgtagttataaagaaaaagtatatttgataatttaaccacctttttaaaaaattaaaatttgtattcgtTCCTTTACTGTCTGGTCACCCTATTCAGTTTGAACAGAGTTTGGGTATTTAAGGAACCTGTTCAAACACAACTTCACAATTGAAAGCTGCTGATTTCAACATGGTATCGATCAGTGAATTGATCTGCATTTGCTATTTTGTATTCGGCCTATCTTTTGGTCAGGTGGTACAGATGtacgtataaaatttatttaatatatatatttttttaataaaataattactgcaATATATAGCGGCTTCTAATTTTCATACACAGCACCACACCTGTGGACGTTGGTGAAAAGGGTAATTGTACTTGTGGAGGATTTCCTTCATCCACGATAGATGGGACAACTGAGCCGCTTCTTTCTCAAGCTCCGGGTATTGGGGTTAAGTGCGATGATTCCGGCGATGGTATCTGCAAGAGTCTTTGTGTTGCATTAGCGACCGCTGCAGAAGCTAGAGGACCCGAAATTTTGTGTGCGAGACTCAAGGAGGCTAATGAGTTGCAGGTAGATACTTcctatcattttatttttatacagacaGATAATCGTCCCTTAGACAttgtttgaaagaaatttttctctattattagttattattattctatttctgAGATAATCAGTGATttcaatatactttatattgaaAGCAAAACCCATATGTTGAAAATAAgtcttatatgtaattttcattaaaaaaatacattttctatacGGTAGGTAAGATGCAATAcacataagtatttttatgttattggtCCATAATGTACCTAAATGTATTTagattagaattaattatatattttacagttgTCAgcattttataagatatgCGATAGGCCGTGGACCTACGCCGGTATTTCGGCAAAAGGAGCCCTCTGCTGTGAGAACGGAAATGTCAAAGTTTGTCCTTCCGTTGAAAATTTTACCGCTTCCCCTGACAAGAAGCCGGAGTGatttgaatacaatatattaaaagatttatgtacTGAATTTCCATTAaatcaatgtatttaattgaGTAGTGTGTTATTttcatacttaaattattaaaggattaattaatatatagagagtggttcaaataaaaaaataaaaatgaagtaaatcatgtatttatttacaacttcTGTACGACAGCTGATACATAcgtgtatttaaatttgtacatttcgccgtaagtaaaaaaatataaagcataaTATTACATTCTAGTGTTCCGTTGAATTCTTTAAGACACTTCGATAAtgcaattattattgattataaaaattccaaaCAGACTGTGAAGATAGATTTTACATTGCATTCTCAGTTTAAACACCGATATATtgagtatataatttattcattaaaagtatttgtcTATTTAATTGCTTAGTAATGAAAACTATT contains:
- the LOC116765330 gene encoding uncharacterized protein LOC116765330, with translation MVSISELICICYFVFGLSFGQVVQITTPVDVGEKGNCTCGGFPSSTIDGTTEPLLSQAPGIGVKCDDSGDGICKSLCVALATAAEARGPEILCARLKEANELQLSAFYKICDRPWTYAGISAKGALCCENGNVKVCPSVENFTASPDKKPE